In the genome of Ignavibacteriota bacterium, one region contains:
- a CDS encoding AAA family ATPase, which translates to MTLHKAPKYQPLKPEQLKLACDPNCFKFDTTDSIAPIEGIVGQTRAIKAIKIGIDIVGPGYNIFITGLSGTGKQTTIKNLLKGFLPKNNIKLNDYVYVNNFRDSDHPTLLIFPAGQGRSFKNDMKKSIKLLHDNIPQILEREPFLSERKKLATDYGKSQQSLVSEFEKKLRKDNLTLGQIKVEEVTRPEIFAVIENQPVYVQQLHELVQANKITEKDAEKIVKKYTEHQDELYIVFKESLKLTQNFQFQLNELESNAVKNLITATFDELREIYKTKKAIKYFAKVTENVLENLEFFKIPANQKSKDDTVNAEDLLAYQVNLILDNSNVKDVPVIIETSPTYANLFGAIERINDGSGVWQSDFTNIKAGSILKANGGYLVINAIDAIQEPGVWKSLKRVLLYSKLEIQDLSNVYQITSSTLNPEPIEINCKVIMIGNNYSYSLLSNYEDDFNKIFKIKAEFDYEMNRTESALIEYAKVIKKLVTQEKLLEFDKSAIGKIIEYGARYAGDQTKLTTRFAYIADLARESNFWAKDVGEKIVTSIHVQKAYDSAIERHAMYDSKMKEMIDRKTMLIDTEGARVGQINGLAVYGGSYYSFGKPTRITASVGLGNGNIINVEREAGLSGSSHNKGVLIITGYFREKFGKRIPLSFTASLVFEQGYGMIDGDSASVTEVCALLSSIAEIPIKQNFAITGSINQKGDIQPIGGVNEKIEGFFDVCKSRGFDKSHGVIIPHQNVNDLMLKDEIIDEVKNKNFSIYSIQTVEEAIELLTGVKAGKQLKNGKFQPNTVYGKVEKCLIEMKHRAKPQTNNNKQNNQLHDQKTSKIKGNK; encoded by the coding sequence ATGACACTTCATAAAGCGCCAAAATATCAACCGCTTAAACCGGAACAGTTAAAATTAGCTTGTGACCCAAATTGCTTTAAATTTGATACTACCGACAGCATTGCTCCAATTGAAGGAATTGTTGGACAAACAAGAGCCATAAAAGCAATAAAAATCGGCATCGATATTGTCGGACCGGGTTATAATATTTTTATTACAGGACTTTCAGGAACGGGTAAACAGACAACAATTAAAAATCTCTTAAAAGGATTTCTGCCGAAAAATAATATTAAACTAAATGACTATGTTTATGTAAATAACTTTAGAGATTCCGATCATCCGACGTTATTAATTTTTCCTGCCGGACAAGGAAGAAGCTTTAAGAATGATATGAAAAAATCAATTAAACTTCTTCATGATAATATACCTCAAATTTTGGAACGGGAACCTTTTTTATCCGAACGTAAGAAATTAGCTACCGATTATGGTAAATCTCAACAATCATTAGTTAGTGAATTCGAAAAAAAATTAAGAAAAGACAATTTAACACTTGGTCAAATTAAAGTTGAAGAAGTAACTCGACCTGAAATATTCGCGGTTATTGAAAATCAGCCGGTTTATGTTCAACAGTTACACGAGTTAGTTCAAGCAAATAAAATAACCGAGAAAGACGCCGAAAAAATTGTTAAAAAATATACCGAACACCAAGATGAATTATATATTGTTTTCAAGGAAAGTTTAAAGTTAACCCAGAATTTTCAATTTCAGCTTAATGAATTGGAATCAAATGCCGTTAAAAATTTAATAACTGCAACTTTCGACGAATTACGAGAAATATATAAAACAAAAAAAGCAATAAAATATTTTGCAAAAGTCACTGAAAATGTTTTGGAAAATTTGGAATTTTTTAAAATCCCGGCAAATCAAAAAAGTAAAGATGATACTGTAAATGCGGAAGATCTTCTCGCTTATCAAGTAAATTTAATTTTAGATAATTCCAATGTGAAAGATGTTCCTGTAATTATTGAAACTTCTCCAACCTATGCCAACTTATTTGGCGCAATTGAAAGAATAAACGACGGTTCAGGCGTTTGGCAGTCTGATTTTACAAATATTAAAGCAGGCTCAATATTAAAAGCAAACGGCGGATACCTGGTTATAAATGCAATAGATGCAATTCAAGAACCGGGAGTCTGGAAATCGTTAAAACGTGTTTTACTTTACAGTAAATTAGAAATTCAAGATTTGTCTAATGTTTATCAAATTACATCAAGCACTCTTAATCCAGAACCTATTGAGATAAATTGCAAAGTTATAATGATTGGGAATAATTATTCTTACTCACTGCTTTCAAATTATGAAGATGACTTTAATAAGATATTTAAAATTAAAGCCGAATTCGATTATGAAATGAATCGTACCGAAAGCGCTCTGATTGAATACGCAAAAGTGATAAAAAAACTTGTCACACAAGAAAAATTATTAGAATTCGATAAATCAGCAATCGGTAAAATTATTGAATACGGTGCCAGATATGCCGGAGATCAAACAAAATTAACTACAAGATTTGCTTACATTGCGGATTTGGCAAGAGAATCAAATTTTTGGGCTAAAGATGTTGGCGAGAAAATCGTTACATCAATTCATGTTCAAAAGGCGTATGATTCGGCGATAGAAAGGCATGCAATGTATGATTCCAAAATGAAAGAAATGATTGATAGAAAAACAATGTTAATTGATACGGAAGGAGCGAGAGTGGGACAAATAAATGGACTTGCCGTTTACGGCGGCAGTTATTATTCATTTGGAAAACCAACCAGAATCACCGCTTCGGTAGGGTTAGGAAACGGAAATATAATTAACGTAGAAAGAGAAGCCGGATTAAGCGGAAGTTCGCATAACAAAGGCGTTTTGATCATTACGGGATATTTTAGGGAAAAATTCGGTAAAAGAATTCCGTTATCATTTACGGCAAGTTTAGTTTTTGAACAAGGTTATGGAATGATTGACGGAGATAGTGCATCAGTTACAGAAGTCTGCGCCCTTCTTTCCAGCATTGCGGAAATCCCCATTAAGCAAAATTTTGCAATAACAGGTTCAATTAACCAAAAAGGAGATATCCAGCCTATTGGAGGAGTTAATGAAAAAATTGAAGGATTTTTTGACGTATGCAAATCACGAGGGTTTGATAAATCTCACGGAGTAATTATTCCTCATCAAAACGTAAATGATCTAATGCTGAAGGATGAAATTATTGATGAAGTTAAAAATAAAAATTTTTCGATTTATTCCATTCAAACAGTTGAAGAGGCAATAGAATTACTTACCGGAGTAAAAGCCGGAAAGCAATTGAAGAATGGTAAATTTCAGCCAAATACAGTTTACGGAAAAGTTGAAAAATGTTTAATTGAAATGAAACACAGAGCAAAACCGCAAACAAATAATAACAAGCAGAATAATCAATTGCATGATCAAAAGACATCTAAAATTAAAGGTAACAAGTGA
- a CDS encoding serine/threonine-protein phosphatase: MNENKNNNERKLYETLRNDISEGGFSTNISKDFGELKEFFLTDGRKTQLAGMGKIKRFFYMFWWILKELLLKLNPTRRLLLVIGFFFLVSAGRFGLNGNNLNFSYDTSVLGGLVILFILMLELKDKLLAKDELNAGKSVQVALMSDKNPKANGWQIWLFTEPANEVGGDLVDFVKTGENKFGITLADVSGKGLAAALLMSKLQTIIRAFAPDAADLAEFGEKINKVFHKDILPNSFASMVYCSIEENINKLEIFNAGHLPPVILKKDEIEILPKGNVALGLSSSAKFTTQNIILETGNCLVIFSDGVTEAKDSNGTFYGTERIYQLLKISSHMSPQQIGERLLNSVRAFIGKEKKHDDLSIVILKKE, encoded by the coding sequence ATGAATGAGAACAAAAACAATAACGAAAGAAAACTTTATGAAACTTTAAGAAATGATATTTCTGAAGGCGGTTTTAGTACAAACATTTCTAAAGATTTTGGCGAATTAAAAGAGTTTTTTCTTACCGATGGACGAAAAACCCAACTTGCGGGAATGGGAAAAATAAAACGGTTTTTTTATATGTTCTGGTGGATTCTTAAAGAACTTTTATTGAAGTTAAATCCAACAAGAAGGCTGCTTTTAGTAATTGGTTTCTTTTTTCTGGTTTCTGCAGGAAGATTTGGACTTAATGGAAATAATTTAAATTTTTCATATGACACTAGTGTTTTGGGAGGACTTGTAATTTTATTTATTCTTATGCTAGAACTGAAAGATAAACTTTTGGCCAAAGATGAACTTAACGCCGGTAAATCCGTTCAAGTTGCATTAATGTCAGATAAAAATCCAAAAGCAAACGGGTGGCAAATTTGGCTGTTTACTGAACCGGCAAATGAAGTTGGTGGAGACCTTGTTGATTTTGTAAAGACAGGGGAAAATAAATTTGGAATTACACTTGCGGATGTTTCGGGTAAAGGACTTGCGGCTGCGCTTTTAATGTCTAAACTCCAAACAATAATTAGAGCTTTTGCTCCCGATGCGGCAGACCTTGCAGAATTCGGAGAAAAGATAAATAAAGTATTTCATAAAGATATTCTGCCGAATAGTTTTGCGTCAATGGTTTATTGTTCAATAGAAGAAAATATAAATAAATTGGAAATATTTAATGCGGGTCATTTGCCGCCGGTAATTTTAAAGAAAGATGAAATTGAAATATTGCCAAAGGGCAATGTAGCATTGGGTTTATCAAGTTCGGCAAAATTTACCACACAAAATATTATTTTAGAAACAGGAAATTGTTTGGTTATATTTTCTGATGGAGTTACAGAAGCAAAAGATTCAAACGGAACTTTCTATGGAACCGAGAGAATTTATCAATTATTAAAAATATCCAGTCATATGTCACCTCAGCAAATTGGCGAAAGATTATTGAACAGCGTAAGAGCATTTATAGGAAAAGAAAAAAAACACGATGATCTTTCTATTGTAATATTAAAGAAGGAATAA
- the pyk gene encoding pyruvate kinase: MNQNIVKTKILATIGPSSDSEENLLSLVDEGVNAFRLNFSHGDKEYFTKLFKRIYNVCEKKKLPITIVQDLQGPKIRVGKLEKDFITLIGGGIIEITTEEIMGNEKIISTSYKSLVIDAKIGESILIDDGLIRLEVIELKEKSLICKIIVGGILKPKKGMNFPGMTLSEPSVTERDKENMEFAFKERVDYVALSFVRHQNDIIELKKWMKDKGYDKPIIAKIEKPEAVDNFEEILKVADGIMIARGDLGVELAPQLVPIIQKNIIQRCNSVGKLVITATQMLESMMNNPIPTRAEASDVANAVLDGTEVVMLSGETAAGKYPLTTIKTMKSILSCTEPQIQFQTKVKYEIPSNQVDNIFDATGKSFAEIANQVNVAAIVVFTHFGRKARTMAKFRPMAPIFAFSDSFETLNILNLYRGITPFYLEDLYDKEKYLEAAKNHLKKNNYCKEGDLILFTAGAPITDNTRTNWIQISYA; the protein is encoded by the coding sequence GTGAATCAAAATATTGTAAAAACTAAAATACTTGCAACGATTGGACCTTCTTCCGATTCCGAAGAAAATTTATTATCGCTAGTTGATGAAGGTGTTAACGCTTTTAGATTAAATTTTTCTCATGGCGACAAAGAATATTTTACCAAACTTTTTAAACGAATTTATAATGTCTGTGAGAAGAAAAAATTGCCAATCACAATTGTGCAAGATCTTCAAGGTCCAAAAATTAGAGTCGGAAAATTAGAAAAAGATTTTATTACTTTAATCGGCGGTGGAATAATTGAAATTACTACTGAAGAAATTATGGGTAACGAAAAAATAATTTCAACATCTTACAAGTCTTTAGTAATTGATGCAAAAATAGGAGAATCAATTTTAATTGACGACGGATTAATTCGGCTTGAAGTAATTGAATTAAAAGAAAAATCTCTAATTTGCAAAATTATTGTAGGCGGAATTTTAAAACCAAAAAAGGGAATGAATTTTCCAGGAATGACACTTAGCGAACCTTCTGTAACTGAACGTGATAAAGAAAATATGGAATTTGCTTTTAAAGAAAGAGTAGATTATGTGGCTTTATCTTTTGTTCGTCACCAGAATGATATTATTGAATTAAAAAAATGGATGAAAGATAAAGGATATGACAAACCAATAATTGCAAAAATTGAAAAGCCGGAGGCAGTTGATAATTTTGAAGAAATATTAAAAGTCGCCGATGGAATAATGATTGCACGCGGCGATCTTGGTGTTGAATTAGCTCCACAATTAGTTCCAATAATTCAAAAAAATATTATACAAAGATGCAACTCGGTTGGCAAACTTGTAATAACGGCTACACAAATGTTGGAATCAATGATGAATAATCCAATTCCGACGCGCGCGGAAGCTTCCGACGTTGCGAATGCTGTTTTAGACGGAACCGAAGTTGTAATGTTAAGCGGTGAAACTGCCGCGGGAAAATATCCTTTAACCACCATCAAAACAATGAAAAGCATACTTTCTTGTACAGAACCTCAAATTCAATTTCAAACAAAAGTGAAATATGAAATTCCTTCAAATCAAGTGGATAATATTTTTGACGCAACAGGTAAAAGTTTTGCCGAAATTGCGAATCAAGTAAATGTTGCGGCTATAGTTGTCTTTACTCATTTTGGAAGAAAAGCAAGAACAATGGCAAAGTTCAGACCAATGGCGCCAATTTTTGCTTTTTCCGATTCATTTGAAACTTTAAATATTTTAAACTTATACAGAGGGATTACACCGTTTTACTTGGAAGATCTTTATGATAAGGAAAAATATTTAGAAGCGGCAAAAAATCACTTAAAGAAAAACAATTATTGCAAAGAAGGCGATTTGATTCTTTTTACTGCCGGTGCTCCAATTACCGATAATACTAGAACAAACTGGATACAAATTTCTTATGCATAA
- the amrS gene encoding AmmeMemoRadiSam system radical SAM enzyme: protein MEYKLAKWWELQRNGKILCTLCPRYCTIANGQKGFCYIRENIDNKLYSIGYGRPSGFGVDPIEKKPLSHFLPGTQILSFGTAGCNLGCKFCQNWTISKSKLDDINSLVATPEQIIEIAKKYKTPSIAFTYNDPTIFGEYVIDISKIAREENIKSVMVTAGYIDKEARKEVYQFIDAANVDLKSFSETFYHKLTFSHLNDILETLLWIKHDTNIWLEITTLLIPNENDSDEEIKNLCSWIVKNLGVDVPLHFTAFHPDFKMRNKSKTPFSTLDKARKIASAEGINYCYVGNVHNTEGQTTYCPKCKEPIIKRDWHEVLGINMQNGKCKNCGEKISGIFS, encoded by the coding sequence ATGGAATACAAATTAGCAAAATGGTGGGAACTTCAAAGAAACGGGAAAATTCTTTGTACATTGTGTCCGCGCTATTGTACAATTGCTAATGGACAAAAAGGATTTTGCTATATTAGGGAAAATATAGATAATAAGCTTTATTCTATTGGTTATGGAAGACCTTCAGGTTTTGGCGTTGATCCTATTGAGAAAAAACCGCTTTCACATTTTTTACCGGGAACACAAATATTAAGTTTTGGAACCGCTGGATGTAATTTGGGCTGCAAGTTTTGTCAAAACTGGACAATCAGCAAATCAAAATTAGATGATATAAATTCGCTTGTTGCAACACCCGAACAGATTATAGAGATTGCAAAAAAATATAAAACTCCGTCAATTGCTTTTACATATAATGATCCGACTATTTTCGGAGAATACGTTATCGATATTTCAAAAATTGCTCGCGAAGAAAATATAAAATCCGTAATGGTTACAGCGGGTTACATAGATAAAGAAGCCAGAAAGGAAGTATATCAATTTATTGACGCGGCAAACGTCGATCTAAAGTCATTTTCTGAAACATTTTATCATAAATTAACTTTTTCTCATTTAAATGATATTTTGGAAACTCTTCTTTGGATAAAGCATGACACAAATATCTGGCTTGAAATTACAACTCTATTAATTCCAAATGAAAATGATTCCGATGAAGAAATTAAAAATTTATGCAGTTGGATAGTTAAAAATTTGGGTGTTGATGTTCCTCTACATTTTACCGCATTTCATCCCGATTTTAAAATGAGGAATAAATCAAAAACTCCTTTTTCAACTTTGGATAAAGCAAGAAAAATTGCAAGCGCTGAAGGAATAAATTATTGTTACGTTGGCAACGTACATAATACAGAAGGACAAACCACATACTGCCCAAAATGCAAAGAACCTATTATTAAACGCGATTGGCACGAAGTTTTGGGAATAAATATGCAAAATGGAAAATGTAAGAATTGCGGTGAAAAAATTTCCGGAATATTCTCTTAA
- the mfd gene encoding transcription-repair coupling factor codes for MNENFLSEISEINFFKNFNSEINRKKENQNFIYTTQLSGSAKSIAISLLSKKENQILVLLPSRQIVNEVNVELTILGLSEKVISIDEIEKETIQEKLTAIKNKNTFIIISTYDILKIKLPSKETIEKSTTKIEIGSDITYEELIEYLNSINYNNEKAVVDPGSFSVRGSIIDFWSFSEEHPCRLEYDGDFLESIRLFDPESQRSSNKIDSITLASFLDEHLTNYTDNIFNYLNSPIVFANNYYLENIDNKNKENKLNNNLYEEELDDELKSELLENNTTQIVKNEIIYNEQTSLEKLLNENAFWIIEDIFGKRDGNFSLNIKSAPVINSNFTLLFKTLQDFADQNFKIFITAENEIQGRRLFELLSSFNEELKHLLELGTVKIKVLAIKEGFLISDEKILILTDYETFNKPYRTKISKKQIIKRSRVKEFASLKIGDFIVHENFGIGKYVGLETIKIGMVEQETIKILYAEGGVVYLNMNYLSLIKKYSSGDKIPPKLTTLGSGEWRTTKKKVKTKIKEAARDLIKLYAQRKAAQGFAFSGDTVWQKELEASFLYEPTPDQIKVTDEVKSDMEQESPMDRLVCGDVGFGKTEVAIRAAFKAVSDGKQVGMLVPTTILAEQHYNTFKDRLSQFPVKVSVLSRFSSKSKQTEIIKELTEGKVDIVIGTHRLLSKDIKFNNLGLLIIDEEHRFGVMAKEKLRQIRVNVDTLTLTATPIPRTLNLSLLGARDLSIIATPPPNRQPIYTKVETFDIVKIREWILDELKRKGQVYFVHDRVQSIEKIALYLHKHIPHIKILVAHGQLKPAQLENVIYSFMNKEADVLISTKIIESGLDIPNVNTIIINRADRFGLAELHQLRGRVGRSDRQAYSFFLVPSLNTLNQKAVRRLQAIEESTELGGGFNLAMRDLEIRGAGNLLGTEQSGTIDTVGFDMYVKLLDEAVAELKENEFKDVFKNLPKHQQRSEPTIDTYFEIGIPKSFMPDQSDRLSFYQALFSMIKIDELDEIKDELQDKFGKFPVIVERLILTAILRFYVSFSQFERIVITRKKITLILPKGDKEEFYRDRFSILMQLIVAEYSKTIKFVQDKDVMKLESENNFNTPEEVLNSVISFFKKLILVFKIDIF; via the coding sequence ATGAATGAAAATTTTTTGTCCGAAATATCCGAAATAAATTTTTTTAAGAATTTCAATTCTGAAATTAACAGGAAAAAAGAAAATCAAAATTTTATTTACACCACACAATTATCCGGTTCAGCAAAATCAATAGCGATTTCTTTGCTAAGCAAAAAGGAAAATCAAATTCTTGTCCTTTTGCCTTCAAGACAAATTGTAAACGAAGTAAATGTTGAGTTAACAATATTAGGTCTTTCTGAAAAAGTTATTTCAATAGATGAAATAGAAAAAGAAACAATTCAAGAAAAACTGACCGCGATAAAGAATAAAAACACTTTCATTATTATCTCCACTTACGATATTCTAAAAATTAAACTTCCGTCTAAAGAAACAATAGAAAAAAGTACGACAAAAATCGAAATAGGTTCTGATATTACTTATGAAGAATTGATCGAGTACTTGAATTCAATAAATTATAATAATGAAAAAGCGGTGGTTGATCCCGGAAGTTTTTCTGTGAGAGGTTCAATTATCGACTTTTGGTCATTCAGCGAAGAGCATCCATGCCGACTTGAATACGACGGAGATTTTTTAGAATCAATTAGATTATTTGATCCGGAAAGTCAGCGCTCCTCCAATAAAATTGATAGTATAACTTTAGCGTCCTTTTTGGATGAACACTTAACAAACTATACAGATAATATTTTCAATTACCTTAATTCTCCTATTGTGTTCGCAAATAATTACTATTTGGAAAACATTGATAATAAGAATAAGGAAAATAAACTTAATAATAATTTGTACGAAGAAGAACTTGATGATGAGTTAAAATCCGAGCTTCTGGAAAATAATACAACTCAAATTGTAAAAAATGAAATTATTTATAATGAGCAAACGTCATTAGAAAAATTATTAAACGAAAATGCTTTTTGGATAATTGAAGATATTTTTGGCAAACGTGATGGAAATTTTTCACTAAATATAAAGTCCGCACCGGTCATTAATTCCAATTTTACATTATTATTTAAAACTCTGCAAGATTTTGCCGATCAGAATTTTAAAATATTTATAACGGCGGAAAATGAAATTCAAGGCAGAAGATTATTTGAGCTTTTATCAAGTTTTAATGAAGAGCTGAAACATTTGCTGGAATTAGGAACCGTAAAAATAAAAGTCCTTGCAATTAAAGAAGGATTTTTAATTTCAGATGAAAAAATATTAATTCTTACGGATTATGAAACTTTCAATAAGCCTTACCGAACAAAGATATCAAAGAAACAAATAATTAAACGATCTCGCGTTAAAGAATTTGCTTCATTAAAAATAGGTGATTTTATTGTTCACGAAAATTTTGGCATTGGAAAATACGTAGGATTAGAAACCATAAAAATAGGAATGGTTGAACAGGAAACGATAAAAATTTTATATGCCGAAGGTGGTGTAGTTTATTTAAATATGAATTATTTGTCACTCATAAAAAAATATTCTTCCGGTGATAAAATTCCACCCAAACTTACAACGCTTGGAAGCGGCGAATGGCGCACAACAAAAAAGAAAGTTAAAACAAAAATTAAAGAAGCCGCTAGAGATTTAATTAAACTTTACGCTCAAAGAAAAGCCGCTCAAGGATTTGCATTTTCTGGAGATACCGTTTGGCAAAAAGAATTAGAAGCTTCTTTTTTATATGAACCTACTCCGGATCAAATAAAAGTAACCGACGAAGTAAAATCTGATATGGAGCAGGAAAGCCCAATGGATAGACTTGTCTGTGGTGATGTTGGTTTTGGAAAGACCGAAGTTGCTATTCGTGCTGCATTTAAAGCAGTTAGTGATGGCAAGCAGGTTGGAATGTTGGTTCCTACAACAATTTTAGCCGAGCAGCATTACAATACTTTTAAAGATCGCTTATCTCAATTTCCTGTAAAGGTTTCCGTTCTTTCAAGGTTTTCAAGCAAATCTAAACAGACAGAAATTATTAAAGAACTTACTGAAGGAAAAGTAGATATTGTTATTGGTACACATCGACTGCTTTCAAAGGATATTAAATTTAATAACTTAGGATTGTTGATAATTGACGAAGAACATAGATTTGGTGTGATGGCTAAAGAAAAATTAAGACAAATCAGAGTGAATGTTGATACACTTACTTTAACAGCTACACCAATTCCAAGAACTTTAAACTTATCATTGCTTGGCGCGCGAGATTTATCAATAATCGCGACGCCTCCGCCAAACCGTCAGCCGATTTATACTAAAGTTGAAACATTTGATATAGTAAAAATAAGAGAATGGATTTTAGATGAATTAAAAAGAAAAGGGCAAGTTTATTTTGTGCACGATAGAGTTCAATCAATTGAAAAAATAGCTCTTTATTTGCATAAACATATTCCGCACATAAAAATTTTGGTTGCTCATGGTCAATTAAAACCTGCACAGCTTGAAAATGTAATTTATAGTTTTATGAACAAAGAAGCCGATGTTCTGATATCTACAAAAATTATTGAAAGCGGTTTGGATATTCCAAACGTAAATACAATCATTATTAATCGAGCTGATAGATTCGGTTTGGCTGAGCTTCATCAATTAAGAGGAAGAGTCGGAAGATCGGATAGACAGGCTTACAGCTTTTTCCTTGTTCCATCATTAAATACGTTAAATCAAAAAGCAGTAAGAAGACTTCAGGCAATTGAAGAATCTACTGAACTTGGCGGCGGTTTTAATTTAGCTATGCGTGATTTGGAAATTAGAGGAGCGGGAAATTTATTAGGTACGGAACAATCCGGTACTATTGATACGGTTGGATTTGATATGTATGTTAAATTGCTTGATGAAGCGGTCGCGGAACTTAAAGAAAATGAATTTAAAGATGTATTTAAAAATCTGCCGAAACATCAGCAAAGATCTGAACCTACAATCGATACATATTTTGAAATTGGAATTCCCAAATCTTTTATGCCGGATCAATCAGATAGATTAAGTTTTTATCAAGCGTTATTTTCAATGATAAAAATTGATGAGCTGGATGAAATAAAAGACGAGCTTCAAGATAAATTTGGAAAATTTCCAGTTATTGTAGAAAGATTAATTTTGACCGCAATTTTAAGATTTTATGTCTCTTTCTCTCAATTTGAAAGAATTGTAATTACTAGAAAAAAAATAACTTTAATTTTACCGAAAGGAGATAAAGAAGAATTTTACAGAGACAGATTCTCAATATTAATGCAGCTTATTGTTGCAGAATATTCAAAAACAATTAAATTTGTTCAAGATAAAGATGTTATGAAATTAGAATCTGAAAATAATTTTAATACACCCGAAGAAGTATTAAACTCAGTAATTAGCTTTTTTAAAAAGCTGATACTTGTATTCAAAATTGATATATTTTAG
- a CDS encoding mechanosensitive ion channel: protein MKHILTILENYVVDYGFNVLSAILILVIGLWLAKLISKIFNKFILRSNVDLTLVKFFTSLVRIVLIIIVVIAAVNKLGVETTSLVAVLGAAGLAIGLALQGSLSNLASGIMLIIFRPIKVGDYIQGGGGEGVVKEIGIFVTKLTSIDNKLLFIPNSKLTSDNITNFTFNETRRVDMIFGIGYKSNIEKAKNIIKEVLDNNSKVLKEPAPDIFVRALADSSVNISVRPWCKTEDYWTVISEVTETIKLKFDANGIEIPFPQRDIHLYNN, encoded by the coding sequence ATGAAACATATTTTAACTATTCTCGAAAACTATGTTGTTGATTATGGTTTTAATGTATTAAGCGCGATTTTAATTTTAGTAATTGGACTCTGGTTAGCAAAATTAATTTCAAAAATATTCAATAAATTTATTTTAAGGTCAAATGTTGATCTCACTTTGGTAAAATTCTTTACTTCATTGGTAAGAATTGTTTTAATAATTATTGTTGTTATTGCCGCGGTTAATAAATTAGGCGTTGAAACAACATCTTTGGTTGCCGTACTTGGAGCTGCGGGTCTGGCTATTGGTTTAGCGCTGCAAGGTTCTCTTTCAAATTTAGCTTCAGGAATAATGCTAATTATTTTTCGTCCTATTAAAGTCGGCGATTATATTCAAGGCGGCGGCGGTGAAGGTGTTGTTAAGGAAATTGGAATTTTCGTTACTAAATTAACTTCAATAGATAACAAATTATTATTTATTCCAAATTCAAAATTAACTTCGGATAATATTACTAATTTCACTTTTAATGAAACCAGAAGAGTGGATATGATCTTTGGAATTGGTTATAAATCCAATATTGAAAAAGCAAAAAATATTATTAAAGAAGTTTTAGATAATAATTCGAAAGTATTAAAAGAACCGGCTCCGGATATTTTTGTTAGAGCATTGGCGGATAGCAGTGTCAATATTTCGGTAAGACCATGGTGTAAAACTGAAGATTATTGGACTGTTATTTCCGAAGTTACTGAAACAATAAAATTAAAATTTGATGCAAATGGAATTGAAATTCCTTTTCCGCAAAGGGATATTCACTTATATAACAATTAA